The Helianthus annuus cultivar XRQ/B chromosome 11, HanXRQr2.0-SUNRISE, whole genome shotgun sequence region GAGAGATATGAGTATAATTTTCGTTGCGACGAACTCTGAAActcaacatagtggtatcagagccacgttcaaaaaggaagaagaaattCGTCCGACATCGTCGATGATGCCATGCCAACATTGTTCCGATGAAAAACATGAAAGGCAGAAGAAAGTTTCACATGTTAGATTGTGTTACTATTGTCACGAACCCGGACACCGGATCTCCTCCTGCAAAGCGAAAGAAAACGATGAGCCACTCAGTTGATCAGACAAGCGATCAACACAGGAATACAGAAACAGAATAATGAAATTGGTCACCGTCAAGAACTGATTGTTACCGGAACAGAAGGCGGACAATGGGGTGACATATGCtacgtaagtaatatttttactCATCATTTTGCGGAAATCTTAATGTGTTTAAATGGATTAAACACTTAATTGGGGTAGAAACGAGAACAGGGGAAGACAATTTCCTGTTTATTCGGGGTGTAGGGGCCGTAGAGGTTAAATCAGGGAATGAAACACTACGTATACAAAGTGTATTCTATACATCGGAACTTGATCGTAATGTGTTAAGCGTGGATCAATTAATATTACAAGGGTATAAGGTTAAGAAATCTGGCGATACATGTAAGATTTATCCTATGTTTTCTACACCGATTACAAACACGGTGAACGATATAACCGGATTAACCAAAGAAGAAGAAATTGGTATGAAGGAAAAACAGAGAGTGATCGATCAAAGTGCAATAAACGATGAATACAAAGAGAATTATCTCAATTCATACTTTGAAGATCTAAATTTATCTTCACAAGAACCCAATTAGAGTTTAATGATCATACATGCCATGGAATTTCATGAGTTCTCTCATTGCAAATCACTGTTAGATATGATGGATGATGGGGAATTCGTGTTTAAATATAAACACGAATTAGAGATCAAGTTTGAAGAAATGTTAAAATGGTTCAAAAACATTAAACTTGGAATCTCTACCCGACCCATTCCTCCATATACAACTGATAACAGGAAGGTTGATTTGCTCGATCTCTACATGGTGGTTAAACGAGATGGTGGATACTGAAATGTTACCGACAATAACCTTTGGGCTGTAGTAGCAAAAGATATGAATATGATGATGGTGAGTTCATGAGGATTATGTACGCGATATATCTCGATGTCCTAGTCTATTATTATAAGTTCAAAACAGTGCAAGGAAGAGTGATCGATACGAAGATGGTTGAACATGATGATGGTCCATCGGATTCCCGTCATGAAAGAAGAAAGAGTGACGGAGATGTTCAAGACGAAGAAGCAATTCATCACTATGCCTTGTTTGCAGGAAACGACTGGGAAGGAGCGAAGAAACTGCAGAAGAAACGCCGTCAGTTCGATTTCAAGCAAGCTATGAAGGCCATGGAAGAAGCTAATCGGAGTGTTCTCATGCATGCTTCTAAGCATAATCAAGTTTAGGGGGATGTGTTAGATATATAAACTTTGTTATGTTCGTAATTGGTTTGTTACTTATATATTCGATATGTAATACAACTTATAACTATAAAGATGTGACGGTTGAAGGTTAACATCGTTTTAAACGACGGTTGTTCCCGCCATTATTAACCGCCAAAcatcttcatatatatatatatatgtatttaccGGCAGTTATGTCCGGTACCAAGACATTCTGAATTCTCATTCGAATTGTCCATCATTCTCTCTTGTTGTCCTCTCATTTCCTATTCTGCATACAATTCATTCTTGTATACCATGAACACCAATCCGAACACTAAGTCTAATTCCGCTGCAATGTCATTTGAATCCCAACATAGTGTAATACAACTTAATTAGATATATAATGGATAATTAACGAACAAATTcgaacacaagaatcaagaatcataCATCAGTATACAATCATATGCAGGACAGAAATTCTAAATAAGAGTCTTTGTATTGATCGGAAATATGGTAACAACCAAAAAGTACAGAATCTGTTTACAAATATGCAGGGCCGACCCGTTAGGCTTACCAATCTAGGCACGGGCCTAGGGCCACCAAAAATCAAGGGTCTCCAATTTTTAGTaaagttttatatattatatatgtatCAGGCTCAAATAAAAAGCAAAACGAAGCTATGTTTTTTAATAAAGTTACACAGATAAAAATTGTTTAGGAAAAAAATGCCCACATTCAAGGCCTAGTTTCAAAATTAAACCACATAAATAACTGTAGTATGTAGCAACCATCTACCACTCGACCTCATCCGAATTCCGTGAATCAGCTTCAAAAATCCCTAAAATTGAGCCGCAGTCATTGTTCCTACCTCCTACCTCCTATCGCAACCTGCTTTTTCGATTTTCTAGGTTATCGGCTATCACTAACGGTAATCACTCGTGGCATCGGGTCTGTTGGGATTGGAGGAGAATTTATGGGCAAAATTAGGGCTAATTACTAAACGTAGATTAACTTTAGGAGCTAATTTTTCTATTAATCTCTGTATGTTGTGCAAAAGGGCCTCCACTTCGTAGTTCGCTTAGGGTCTACAAAAACGTTGGAACGGCCATGCaaatatgtgtattatatatagcCTTAAACTTAACCGTCGGGACTATCTATTAACCGTCAAACCATTTGGCATGGCAGTTATATCATTCGGTTGACCCGTTTCATAATTTGACCCATAATGATTAACTTAATACATAATACATAATAGAATTATAAAAGTATAGTTTATAATTCCCATAAGATGCTCATATTTGTGAAAAAAAATTATCTCTTTATGCTCTTCAGTAGTACTCTTTTAAGTTCTaactaaaaacaatttttttcaTTATCATTATGTTTGTATGTAATGTTTATACAATTTTCCCTAAATTTGATAGATTTTTGTTTATAAAACTAgtatttctttttctttccctttttTATCAACTTTATTCATTGTTAACTATTTTAACGATTTTATATTTTAAGATCtttttcttaaaaatgtaactttgattttAGCTTTTTTATAAAGATTTGATAGTATTTGTTTTCCTGCAAGCACTTGTAACTTTATAATAAACCTTTTATAATCATTTTAGTGAAATCATTTTAGAAGGATGGGATGTAAGTGAACCGAATCGACTTTGTACTCGTTTAAATTTGAGCCCGGCATGTTTATGTTAAGAGAGCTTGAACTTGAGCAGCTcgtttagattttatttttaaacctcGAGCTCGGCTTGTGAGTATTTTCAAGCTCAAACACAATTTGTTTATATTATATACTTAATGATCTTATATTTATATATGCAtattactattttttatatatttatagttacagtttttatttataacaactatatatattatttagttcTTTTTGTTATAATGTTTTACATAATTAATAACCATTTggtaaatatatgtttaatatgcaAAATAAAAGTCATATAAATATTAGGCTTGTCTAGGTTTGCGAAATGATTCGAATCTAAGCTCGAGTTTATAAGTTTATTTAAGTAAGTAGCTCACGAGCTACTTGGCTCATTTAGACCCACAATATCAAGTTAACCTAATGGGCTCCAAGTAAACTAAATGTTATATTCAAAGATACAAGTAGGTAAAATCATGATGTACAAATACTAACATGATGATGGAAACAGGTATATTGGCATATAGCAGGGAAAAGGGCTACTTCTATGCATACTTTGTGCTCAATACTCTCACCTCAATGGTGTGTGAAGAGACTGTCTTCAGTCTTTCTCTTGCTTATTTGGTAAGATATAACAGTATAACATGTTATGATACTATATATCAGATGAAACTTATAATATCAAATATACTTATTTAAAGATTTTGATACCCTCATCcttaaaattaaagaaaaatactTAAAAACCACTTCATCCCATCCCATATTATATCCTTATATTTTAGAGAAAACTAAAGTGATTCTCCATAGTTTTTTATATGGGAAATGGGATGTAAGAGGTTTTAGACAATGAGAGATAAATTTAGGAAATGATgatttttagttaaattatagGGATGGGGACATGGAATAGGATGCAAATGCTATAACGCCttcatttttctttttcatcTCTTTATGATATGATTTATTTTGTATCATTCcaatataagttttattaaaattaaagtgTTTTTGGTATCGAAAAGTAAGGATTAACATGTATTACTAATAACCGGTATCcaactgaatcaaactgatacCAACCGAATATCAGTATCATTAccggtattcatttttatggttttcaattTCAATACCGGCTAATTGATTTGTTGACTCCGTAAGGCGGATAATGTGGCGGAGCAACGGCGGTCGGCGGCGTTCGGAATTCTCTCCGGCGTCATATCATGCTCTTTTGTCTCCGGCAACCTTCTCTCTCGCTTCCTTCCTTCCACAGCTTCTATCTTCCAAGTAATCAATcaaacactcttcctcatttccTCTTAAATAAATTACTCCAACAACGACATGTTTCTAAATTCCTTTATTTAtttagaggaaggttaacgtacaatattctTTAACGTGTGATGGTACGATAtgaaattacgcatgttataaaactgaaaaccctaatcacgcatattgaaaaacCATAAATCATGCATGTTgaaaaaccataatcacgcatggttATGATTTTTCAACATGTGTGATTTTGGTTTTGTTTATGCGTgagtgattagggttttgagttttataacatgcgtaatttcaTATTGTACGTTAAcgaatattgtattttacactttcactatttatttatttatttattttgatgatttcAGGTATCTGCAGCTTGTGCACTCGCTTCTGCAATCTACATGATAGTTTTTCTGCCGGAATCTAACATGGCAGCGACGGTGATTGCTGCTGCTGTTACTTCAAATGAAGAAACAGTGAATGAATGTCTTCTTGAGAAGAGGAATATTGATAATCCGCGATCTGTTCGTTTGATTCTGTTTCTGCAAGAGTCCATTTCGATGTTGAGGAGCAGGTATTTCCTCGTTTTAACAGTTTGTATGCGCgctctttataaaaaaaatagtaaaaaaatatttaGACACGGCAACTTataataaaacatattttaactAAAACAATTGACGTAATAAGATGATAAGGGCTGTGCTTTTTGGTTAATAAGATGATTAAAGCATTCTTTTTGGTTAAAATCAAGCATACTTAAATGTTTCTAGATCCACAAAAAGTGTTTGAATGTTATTTTCAGCTGGACATTTTCACAAGCAGCTATTGTGGCATTCGTCAGCACGCTTGGTGATCTTGGCCTATTGTCTGCATTATTGGTACTTTATTCGCTCTTTCGCTCTAATAAACAACTATTAGTTTAGTACTATTCGAACCGACATTGTCCCTAATTGCTATCGAAACCACACCTTTGTGGGCGAGCCATAAGTATAAGTAATTATACGAACCCCTGATCCAAACGGGAGATCAAATTGATTACAAGAATGTTATAATAATTAGTCGATTTTACACAATATAAAGATAaaagtaaagtacacggatggtccctgtgttTTATCAAAGCTATGAATTTTGTCCCttgctttccaaaagtacacagatggtccccgtggtttgcactttgtaacacatttagtcaccagctaacaaatctaaaggttttagcaggTCGAAGTTAGGGattaaatgcgttacaaagtacCAACCACAGacaccatccatgtacttttggcaaagttggggactaaatgcgttacaaagtacaAACCACCAGGACCATCGTGTACTCTGAAAAGCAAGGGGCCAAATCTAAAATTTTGATAAACCATAAGGAcaatccgtgtactttactctaagagttaaatgccattttagtccctgtggttcgGGCgatttgtcagtttagtccaaaagtttcatttttcacctgtgggtccaaaaaggtttcaccgttgccattttagtccactaggttaacttcattcattttttctgttaacttcATTCGTTCGTTGAATTTGTTTGCATTTTGTAGTACTATTTAAAGGCCGAATTCCATTTTAACAAAGACCAGTTTGCTGACTTGATGATCATACAAGGGATTGGTGGCATCATATCTCAGGTAACCCCTCCACACCTGTCTCATGATTATGTTATCAATTCTTCTTAATGTTATAATTTGTAAAATGTAAATATAAACATTACATTATATTGCAAACATGCAGATGATTCTCTTGCCCATGTTGGCTAGGGTGATCAATGAAGAAAAGACTCTTGCGATCGGGCTTGCTTTTAACTGTATCCATGTACGCAAtctatcacatttttaacttccATTAGCCTTCAAAAAGCCGTTGTTTTTCGTttgttgttttttattttaacaTGGATAACgaaaaacacttcaaaataaaaaaagttgCAACTCTTGGTTCATAAATGCGCGCATTAGTTACGCATGATGCACGATGCGCTTAATGTGGGGATGGAAACGCATCATTGCGGTTGATACGTAGTACGATGCTATTTCATGATGCGCTTGTGATGCGGTCTAAATGTCTAATGCGGTCTCAAGCTACGCTTCCTTATGTAGTTGACCAGTATCTGAACAAATTAGACCATGGATTGCAATGGGTCTGAGTTTTTCAAATCGTTTGAACAAATCTTATCATTGATAGAGCAATGAGTTTGAGTATATGAACAAAGTAGACCATTATCGAATAAATCTGACCAAATATAATAAGAATATCttatattttagtgtttaaaAGGTGTTTAAAAGTTAAGAAGTTATAATATTATCCACAAATAATTACTTGGCATTTTTTAATAACACATGCTTCTCATACATGATGCGCATGCATCATGCATCGCGCATCAGCTTTTGGGATCAAAAAACATTGGAGCGTGACATgtacaaaaaaaccggttttagatTTGAAATCGAAAAAAATTGGAATCGTTTTTTTGATAACCGGTTCGGGCTCAACCCGACCTGGCGGTTGTAGACCGGGTTCATATTCGCGATCTTTGTAACCGGTTAAAAAACCGAACcggttgtaaaaaaaaaaatactggtTACAACCGGTTATTTTGCCCAAGCCGGTTTTAAACCTGGTTCGGGTTCTCATCATATAAAACCGGTTTAAAAAAATGCTCATCATATGTAGAATGAATTAATAAGAAGCTTTCCTAACATATTATTTGGATTGAAATGCAGATTTTTCTTTTTGCTGTTGCTTGGAGTCGTTGGGTACACGCTTACGCTCAAATATCaagcaataataataataatacctttTCTACaacattttttttgttaacaATTTTGTTTGAAACAGGTTGTTTATCTTGCATCAGCGTTGCAGATTCTGTCTGAAGTTGCAGGACCCAGTGTCAGTTCATATCTACATTATTATCTTTTTGTTCTAGGGGTGTGCAAAACTCGGTACAAACTGTTTAAACCGGAAAAAACCAAACCGAAACTCGTTTAGTTACGGTCCAGTATTTCCAAAAGTTTGCTTTTGGTTTGGTTTCGGTCTGGTCCTGTTTTGGACCATTGCacatagggctgcaaacgaaccgaacgaacacgaacaagaccttcgtgttcgttcggttaagaaatatatgtgttcgcgaaccgttcacgaacacttatcgaacgagattttatgttcgtgttcgtttgttaaggaaatgaacttgttcgtgttcgtttgtgtttgtttgttaattttaggaaaCGAACAAAAACACCACAaattaatgttcatgaacacaaatggaaacaaaagAACACAAACATTCGTTTAATTaatagaatatataatacactaatacttattagatatttaatttgtcggaattttgaagcatttaaatagatataaaaactaaaaacactaatgaactatcgaacacaaacggaTCCACGTtgccgaacgttcacgaacataaacgaacgaacacgacctctgttcatgtttgttcatttaactaaacgaacgaaatttcttattcgtgttcgtttgtttaataaacaaacgGACACagacgaacttcccgccgaaaacgtttggttcgtttgcagccctaattgCACACACTCTTTAGTTGACAGTTTACCTTAATTTAAACGGTATCTGGTTTGTTTCAGTTACGGAGCATTGTATCCAAACAAGTGGGCCCTACCGAGCAGGTAATGGTCACATATCTCAATCTTACTTAGGTTGTTACATTTTGTTGAAATGGTATTTTGGTCGCAGTTTtaactaatttatataaaaacatgCCAATTCATGCTGTATTTTACATATAATGAGGAAAATAggtaatatataaaaaaaataagaaaaaattaAATCGGTTCAAGAGGGTTAAACGGATCAAAAATCACCTAGCGATCATTTTAATTGCGTACAACACCTTGAATCGTTAAATATAGAGAACACATATTGTTTAAAATAACAATGTAGCTTTTGTTAAtcacatttcatacattaattaTTTACCAATTAAAATAATGGGCAAGTGTTGGGAGCGGTCTCAGGGGTTTGTACGAGAGCCTGAGCTCGAGATCGGCTCGTTCATTGTTAATCGGttattttattaatttgtttgtatacatttatatttatagtttttatatttatgaaTATACTCATACATATGTTACATAATGTATATCATTTAGTCACTTTTATCATAGCTTTATATACACTAATAATTCTTATGTAAATATAGGTTTAATATATCAATTAAAATTATACAGATAATATGCTCGTTTAGGTCCGCGAGCTTACGTGAACTCAATAAGTGAAGCTTAAGCTCGGACTCCTTTATTAGACGAGCTTATATGTAGGCTCGAGCTCATTTAAGCTCGGCTTGATTCGAGCTTTTAGCGAGCAAATCTCGAGCAGCTCACAAACACAGCTCGTTTACACCCTAGGCTGCTTGACTGATCCGTTTTTACCTGCACGCAAATTTGACCTCCGGGTTTTGTCATTCTATCACTTGCAAATAAATTGTAGCATCTTTTATGTATCTTGTAGGGCAAGGCACAAGGGTGCATTACAGGCCTATCTTCATTGGCATGTATTATCTCCCCATTGATTTTCAGTCCTCTAACAggtcaaaaaaattcaaaactatTCTTCATGATTTAATTTTTAAATGTGAtctttaaacttttttttttcttttttttttcatgcaGCTTTATTCTTGTCTGATCATCCTCCATTTCGGTTTCCCGGATTTAGTCTTTTGTGTGTCACCTTTACTATGGTACGGTCTTGATTCTCGTATCACCATCATATAAACTTTTGTATCTTAACAATGTGGCAAACAAGGTGCAAAACTAGTAAATTTTAGTACGGGTTCAAACTGGTCGGGccgaaatatatattttaaagaaATAATTTATGTGTTAAACATAAATTTAATCAGAATTTTCTTAGGAAGCAATTTATGTGTCAATTACATAATGAACTATTTTAAAACTACAAAAACCGAACCATTCAGCCTGTCGGCCCTGAAATCCCGTCAAGGCTGAACCGGGCCATTGACATCCCTACTTTATATACCATTGACATGACAAAAAGGTGAATTTTGTAGTATGTGCACATGTGTAATGAACCGTCAGAAACTTTAAATCTACTAGACCTATAGTTTCTTTAGATTttagagttaactgtcattttcgtccctgtgttttagtggaaaatgccacttcagtccaaaaaacAAATTTGCGCCAGTTCCGTCCTCAACATTTTTGAAAcgtgccacttcagtccaaaaagataACGCGCTGTTAAAAACGTTGAGGACGGAACTGGTGCAAGGCGTtatctttttggactgaagtgacaTGTTTCAAAAATGTTAAGGATGGAACTGGCATAAATTTgttttttggactgaagtgacattttccaccaaaccacagggacgaaaatggcagttaactctacattttattttattttattttatctcacccgttagaaataaaatataactaaaaTCAATGCACTCATAACTAACTAAACAAGTTGAATTTTGCCATTTTTGTGCTATAAGCTTAAACAGTGTTTGTTATGAAA contains the following coding sequences:
- the LOC110887541 gene encoding hippocampus abundant transcript 1 protein; amino-acid sequence: MAETGTMSWGLSHLFLTVFLFNLSHYMVVPAITDVCMAALCPGEDECSLAIYLTGVQQTIIGIGSLVMMPLIGKLSDLYGRKLLLTFPLIFAIFPTGILAYSREKGYFYAYFVLNTLTSMVCEETVFSLSLAYLADNVAEQRRSAAFGILSGVISCSFVSGNLLSRFLPSTASIFQVSAACALASAIYMIVFLPESNMAATVIAAAVTSNEETVNECLLEKRNIDNPRSVRLILFLQESISMLRSSWTFSQAAIVAFVSTLGDLGLLSALLYYLKAEFHFNKDQFADLMIIQGIGGIISQMILLPMLARVINEEKTLAIGLAFNCIHIFLFAVAWSRWVVYLASALQILSEVAGPSVSGLFQLRSIVSKQVGPTEQGKAQGCITGLSSLACIISPLIFSPLTALFLSDHPPFRFPGFSLLCVTFTMMIAFIQSMMIKTTLDVPRISEEIDGDA